AGTTTGAGAGTGGTGTGCACCGTGTACAGCGCGTACCGGCCACAGAGACGGCTGGTCGTATCCACACCTCGGTGGCCTCTGTGGTAGTATTGCCCGAAGTTGAGGAATTGGACATTGACTTGAATATGAATGACATCCGGAAGGATTTGTTCTGTTCTTCGGGTCCGGGTGGTCAGTCTGTGAACACCACGTATTCTGCCGTTCGCTTGACCCACTTACCCACTGGTTTGGTGGCCCAGTGCCAGGACCAGAAATCACAGATGAAGAACTTTGACAAGGCCTTGGCCGTGTTGCGTTCCCGTATCTATGAGCAGGAATTGGCCAAGAAAAACGAGATTGAAGGCGCCCAGCGCAAAAGCATGGTAGGCGGCGGTGATCGTTCTGACAAAATCAGAACCTACAACTATCCGCAAGGCCGTGTGAGCGATCACCGCATCGGATTGACCGTGTATAACCTGCCCACGGTGATGGACGGCGGCATTGACGAGTTCGTGGAACAACTAAGAATTGCAGAGAACGCCGAACGCCTGAAAGAAGGCGCCCAGGCATAAGATCTTATCATAAAAGGAAAGCGCAACCCGTTGGGTTGCGCTTTTTTGTTTCTGGCCGTTTTTGGGCTATTTTTCAGAAAACAGGCAAAAAACGACACCTATCATCTAGATGAGGAAATCCATTTTTACTAACAGAGCCTTTTACTGGGCGGTGATTATACTCATCGGAGCATTGCTGTCTTGGAATATCTTTTTAGCTCTTGCGTACTC
The nucleotide sequence above comes from Nibribacter ruber. Encoded proteins:
- the prfA gene encoding peptide chain release factor 1, which translates into the protein MLDKLEAIKVRFEDVSQQLIQPDVVSDMKKYKSLNKEFKDLEKIVAEYERYKLLLSNIEHTKLVISTEKDEDFREMAKEELDELLPQREQMEETIKEMLIPTDPDDSKDIIMEIRAGAGGDEASLFAGDLYRMYSRFAEKQGWKMEVIDVMEGTAGGYKEVIVGIKGEDVYGKLKFESGVHRVQRVPATETAGRIHTSVASVVVLPEVEELDIDLNMNDIRKDLFCSSGPGGQSVNTTYSAVRLTHLPTGLVAQCQDQKSQMKNFDKALAVLRSRIYEQELAKKNEIEGAQRKSMVGGGDRSDKIRTYNYPQGRVSDHRIGLTVYNLPTVMDGGIDEFVEQLRIAENAERLKEGAQA